CGAAGAGTTCGAGCGAGGTGCCGCTCTCGTGCCAGCCGGGGGTGTAATAGTACTTGGCGTGGCGCCAGAAACCCATCGCCGCCTCGCCGTAGGGGTTGTTCCATTCGACCCAGTCGATCGCGCCCGAGGCCAGCGCCGAGGCGACTTCGGAGCCGGGCAGGTTGACCACGGTGGCGCCGGCGCGCTTCATCACTTCGCCCGGGATGCCGGGAATGCGGATCTTCAACCCCTTCACGTCGGCGAGCGTGTTCACTTCCTTGCGCGACCAGCCGGGATGCTGCACGCCGGTATTGCCGCAAACGAGGAATTTGCAGCCGAGTTGCTCGCGGTAGACTTCGTCCGCGAGTTCCTTGCCGCCGCCGTAGTAGTACCAGGCATTGTATTCCTGCGCCGTGAGGCCGAACGGAAAATTGCTGAGGAATTCGCTCGCCGGCGCTTTCCCTTTCCAATAATAGGGAGCGCCATGCCCCATTTCGACCGTGCCGCTGCCGACCGCGTCGATCGATTCGAACGGAGGCACGATTTCGCCCGAGGCGAACAGTTTGACGGTCAGACGACCGTTCGAGCACTTGGTGACTTGATCGGCGAAATATTGCGCGCCCGTGCCTAGGCCCGGCAGGTTCTTGGGCCAGGTCGTGACCATCCGCCATTCCTTGCGGCCTTGGGAAATGGCTGGCCTCGGGAATGATGCGGCGGCAGCGGCGGCGGCTGTCACGGCGGCCGTTGTCAGAAGTTTTCTGCGATTCATCGGTTCTCTCCCTGAAGTTCGTTGTTGCCGGGTTTCGCCCCGACCTGAAAGTGTGCTTTCCGCGGGGCCATGCGGACGACCGTCACGGACTCATCATTGGCGCCGGATAAGTGCCCTCGCATCGTATTACCCAACGAGTTCAGTATGGTAATTCCAAAGAA
The sequence above is drawn from the Rhodospirillales bacterium genome and encodes:
- a CDS encoding TRAP transporter substrate-binding protein gives rise to the protein MNRRKLLTTAAVTAAAAAAASFPRPAISQGRKEWRMVTTWPKNLPGLGTGAQYFADQVTKCSNGRLTVKLFASGEIVPPFESIDAVGSGTVEMGHGAPYYWKGKAPASEFLSNFPFGLTAQEYNAWYYYGGGKELADEVYREQLGCKFLVCGNTGVQHPGWSRKEVNTLADVKGLKIRIPGIPGEVMKRAGATVVNLPGSEVASALASGAIDWVEWNNPYGEAAMGFWRHAKYYYTPGWHESGTSLELFVNAKKWDALEEDLKAIVEQCANSTNVVMLSEFQLRSGPVLQQFINQHGVIIKNLSDEVLTKLGEITGEVISELIAKDKLSAKVFKSMAKVRAEQIAYTDVTEASFIQARKLKYKFPS